In one window of Dokdonia sp. PRO95 DNA:
- a CDS encoding FAD:protein FMN transferase: MRILLSFLIAVSFLACKQSQTPDEITIAGNAFGTSYGVKYFGEVAEAPQIKKGIDSVVAVVNQSLSTYIPESDISKINRGDTTVVVDAMFKDVFTLSRKLNKVTSDYFDPTVGTLRNAYGFGDTEALETLDGPTLDSLMQYVGWSKVQLQEDGTISKTASTIYFDFNAIAKGYGVDRVAAYMGSKGFNNYLVDIGGEIVAAGTNLNKEQRWTVGIENLDSKVTDRTASVLVNLTNKAMAGSGNYRKNRVDEATGKQYVHTINPLTGSAERSDVLSATIIADDCATADAWATSCMAMGLERSKEALKGQNIEAYLVYDGGVFMTLGFSKYIQD, translated from the coding sequence ATGCGCATACTTCTATCATTTCTTATTGCTGTAAGTTTTCTAGCTTGTAAACAGTCACAAACCCCAGACGAGATTACAATCGCAGGCAACGCTTTTGGCACTAGTTATGGAGTAAAATACTTTGGAGAGGTAGCAGAGGCTCCACAAATTAAAAAGGGTATAGACTCTGTGGTAGCAGTGGTAAACCAGTCACTAAGCACGTACATTCCGGAAAGTGATATCTCAAAAATAAATAGAGGCGATACTACCGTTGTTGTAGATGCTATGTTTAAGGATGTATTTACGCTTTCGCGAAAGCTAAATAAAGTCACATCAGACTACTTTGATCCTACAGTAGGCACATTGCGCAATGCGTACGGTTTTGGGGATACAGAGGCCTTAGAAACATTAGATGGGCCTACATTAGACTCATTAATGCAGTATGTAGGTTGGAGTAAAGTACAATTACAAGAAGATGGAACGATAAGCAAGACCGCTTCAACTATTTATTTTGACTTTAATGCTATCGCAAAAGGGTATGGAGTAGATAGAGTGGCAGCTTATATGGGTTCAAAGGGGTTTAATAACTACCTCGTAGATATAGGTGGAGAGATAGTGGCCGCAGGGACCAACCTTAATAAAGAACAACGCTGGACAGTAGGAATAGAAAATCTAGATTCTAAAGTGACAGACAGAACGGCATCAGTTCTCGTAAACCTTACAAACAAGGCGATGGCTGGCTCTGGAAATTACCGAAAGAATCGCGTTGACGAAGCTACGGGTAAACAATACGTACATACCATAAACCCACTTACGGGTTCTGCAGAGCGTAGTGATGTGCTCAGTGCAACCATTATTGCAGATGATTGTGCCACGGCAGATGCTTGGGCAACTTCTTGTATGGCAATGGGGCTTGAGCGCTCAAAAGAGGCCTTAAAAGGTCAAAATATAGAAGCTTACCTCGTGTATGATGGAGGAGTTTTTATGACTCTAGGGTTTAGTAAATATATACAAGATTAA
- a CDS encoding class I SAM-dependent methyltransferase — protein sequence MKKLFKFFLNAIPRPLLIRASYVVRPIMATFLKGVRYEDPIDRKTFKKFLPYGYGTPRENVLSPSTLSLERHRLLWLWLQRETDFFTSPRKVLHFAPEQAFYKRFRESAHLDYTTTDLNSPLADVKADICDLPFGENSYDLIFCNHVLEHIPDDTKAMQELYRVLRPGGMAILQIPQELDRALTFEDDTITDREERAKIFGQYDHVRVYGRDYFDKLRSIGFKVDEVDYTNTLSQDEVDRYRLAQGEILPVCYK from the coding sequence GTGAAAAAGCTTTTCAAATTTTTCTTAAATGCCATTCCGCGACCTTTGTTAATAAGGGCTAGTTATGTGGTGAGACCAATTATGGCTACCTTTTTAAAAGGTGTCCGTTACGAAGACCCTATTGACAGAAAAACATTTAAGAAATTTTTACCGTACGGTTATGGTACGCCAAGAGAGAATGTCCTGTCTCCATCTACACTTTCACTCGAACGTCACAGACTTTTGTGGCTATGGTTACAACGAGAAACAGATTTCTTTACCTCCCCTAGAAAAGTGTTGCATTTTGCTCCAGAGCAAGCATTTTATAAACGCTTTCGCGAAAGCGCACACCTAGATTACACCACTACAGATTTAAACTCTCCACTAGCAGATGTAAAAGCAGATATATGTGATTTGCCTTTCGGCGAAAATAGTTATGATCTCATATTCTGTAATCATGTATTAGAGCATATCCCAGATGACACTAAAGCCATGCAAGAATTATATCGCGTATTAAGACCAGGTGGGATGGCTATTTTACAAATACCGCAAGAACTTGATAGAGCCCTAACTTTTGAGGATGACACCATCACAGATCGTGAAGAACGCGCTAAAATATTTGGACAATATGACCATGTACGTGTCTATGGTCGTGACTACTTTGACAAACTAAGAAGCATAGGATTTAAAGTAGATGAAGTAGATTATACAAACACCTTATCTCAAGATGAAGTAGATCGCTATAGACTAGCTCAAGGAGAGATATTACCAGTTTGTTATAAATAA
- a CDS encoding T9SS type B sorting domain-containing protein, whose amino-acid sequence MGHQAKAIYLLLFFSFYVSFGQTSNDCINAIQVCGSLQLGIEPAGVGFDEFSESANTPPPCFFGLSDTIWLSFTFTSDGTFGFTITPTNNTDDYDFAVYGPTDDCSSLGDAIRCSTTNPRAAGVSAATGLSLAEPNDDISEGPGADGDGFLSGLNVLAGQTYYVLIDRAIGNQSFDIETTGTSQLPETPTINPIQNQELCDLDGPVDEKTRFDLASLIPSINNQNNVAVTFHETLDNVSTGADPIELDYVNIANPQTLYYRVENTLTGCFNIDEFDLSVAIPFDVTLPQDLQICTNDAQPIILTTEANYAFYEWSNGQSGENLNEITVNAPGTYSVNITDISGCRATQSTTIVGSSIANITEISVTSFAQNNNTAIVNTEGLGEYEYAIDVPSNFQDSNTFTGLTNGYYNFYVRDKKGCGTSTERQLILDYPRYFTPNGDGYHDKWKIIGIGDIEDIASIYIFDRYGKLLKQLSPQSSGWDGTYRGKLLPSSDYWFLLKFNNREDVAGHFLLKR is encoded by the coding sequence ATGGGACATCAAGCTAAAGCAATTTATTTGTTACTCTTTTTTAGCTTTTACGTCTCGTTTGGACAAACTTCAAATGACTGTATAAATGCCATACAAGTATGTGGCAGTTTACAATTAGGTATAGAACCTGCGGGAGTGGGATTTGACGAATTCTCAGAATCTGCTAATACTCCCCCACCTTGTTTTTTTGGTCTTTCTGACACAATCTGGCTAAGTTTTACATTTACATCTGACGGCACATTTGGTTTTACCATCACCCCTACTAACAATACAGATGACTATGATTTTGCTGTTTATGGCCCCACAGATGATTGTAGCTCACTAGGTGATGCCATAAGGTGCTCTACTACAAACCCACGAGCTGCAGGAGTAAGTGCAGCCACAGGGTTATCTCTAGCAGAACCTAATGATGATATATCAGAGGGACCAGGAGCAGATGGCGATGGTTTTTTAAGCGGTCTAAATGTTCTCGCTGGTCAGACATATTATGTTTTAATTGATCGTGCAATAGGTAATCAAAGTTTTGATATTGAAACTACAGGAACCTCACAATTACCTGAAACTCCAACTATAAATCCAATCCAAAATCAAGAGTTATGTGATCTTGACGGTCCTGTAGACGAGAAAACAAGATTTGACCTTGCTTCACTCATTCCATCGATAAATAATCAAAACAATGTAGCTGTGACATTTCATGAAACTTTGGATAATGTAAGCACAGGTGCAGATCCTATTGAATTAGATTATGTCAACATAGCTAACCCACAAACGCTTTATTATCGTGTAGAAAACACCCTCACAGGCTGTTTCAATATTGATGAATTTGATTTATCTGTAGCTATACCATTTGATGTGACCTTACCTCAAGACTTACAAATTTGCACTAACGATGCGCAACCTATAATACTTACTACAGAAGCTAATTATGCTTTCTACGAATGGAGTAATGGTCAATCTGGAGAAAATCTCAATGAAATCACAGTTAATGCTCCTGGAACTTATAGCGTTAATATAACAGATATCAGTGGTTGTAGAGCCACACAGAGCACTACGATTGTTGGAAGTTCCATAGCAAATATCACAGAGATATCAGTTACTAGTTTTGCACAGAATAATAATACCGCCATAGTAAATACAGAAGGTTTAGGTGAATATGAGTATGCAATTGACGTGCCAAGCAACTTCCAAGACAGCAATACTTTTACAGGACTAACTAACGGTTATTATAACTTTTATGTAAGAGATAAAAAGGGATGTGGCACCAGCACAGAAAGACAACTCATTTTAGATTATCCTCGCTACTTCACACCTAATGGTGATGGATATCATGATAAGTGGAAAATAATAGGCATTGGCGATATAGAAGATATAGCATCCATATACATATTTGACCGATACGGCAAATTATTAAAGCAGCTATCTCCGCAATCCAGTGGATGGGATGGAACGTACAGAGGGAAGCTACTTCCTTCTAGTGATTATTGGTTTTTATTAAAGTTTAATAACCGAGAAGACGTTGCTGGACATTTTCTATTAAAACGTTAA